One genomic region from Streptomyces sp. NBC_00457 encodes:
- a CDS encoding amino acid ABC transporter permease has protein sequence MTADIDKTDGPADTPPAGPEAIKAIPVRHYGRYVSAVIALALLGGVIYAFSQGRINWGAIPDYFFNDRILSGVGKTLLLTVLCMLIGVVGGILLAVMRLSKNPVTSSIAWFYIWFFRGTPVLVQLIVWFNLGLVFEYINLGPVYKDEWSQFMTPFLTALLGLGLNEAAYMAEICRAGLLSVDEGQTEASHALGMTHGKTLRRIVVPQAMRVIVPPTGNEVINMLKTTSLVSVVQYSELLRVAQDIGQTSGAPAEMLFLAAAWYLVLTSVFSVGQYYLERYYARGSSRTLPDTPYQKIKANLLSLSNRPSAGGAA, from the coding sequence GTGACTGCTGACATCGACAAGACGGACGGGCCGGCGGACACCCCGCCGGCCGGCCCGGAGGCCATCAAGGCCATCCCGGTCCGTCATTACGGGCGGTACGTCTCCGCCGTCATCGCCCTCGCCCTGCTGGGCGGGGTCATCTACGCGTTCTCCCAGGGCAGGATCAACTGGGGCGCGATTCCGGACTACTTCTTCAACGACCGCATCCTCAGCGGCGTGGGCAAGACGCTGCTGCTCACGGTGCTGTGCATGCTGATCGGCGTCGTCGGCGGCATTCTGCTCGCCGTGATGCGCCTGTCGAAGAACCCGGTCACCTCGTCCATCGCGTGGTTCTACATCTGGTTCTTCCGCGGCACGCCGGTTCTGGTACAGCTCATCGTCTGGTTCAACCTGGGCCTGGTCTTCGAGTACATCAACCTCGGGCCGGTCTACAAGGACGAGTGGTCGCAGTTCATGACCCCGTTCCTGACCGCGCTGCTCGGCCTCGGCCTCAACGAGGCCGCGTACATGGCGGAGATCTGCCGGGCCGGTCTGCTCTCGGTCGACGAGGGCCAGACCGAGGCGTCACACGCGCTGGGCATGACCCACGGCAAGACGCTGCGCAGGATCGTCGTCCCGCAGGCGATGCGCGTGATCGTGCCACCCACAGGCAACGAGGTCATCAACATGCTGAAGACGACCTCGCTGGTGTCGGTCGTCCAGTACTCGGAGCTGCTCCGCGTCGCGCAGGACATCGGCCAGACCTCCGGCGCCCCGGCCGAGATGCTGTTCCTCGCCGCAGCCTGGTACCTGGTGCTGACCTCGGTCTTCAGCGTCGGTCAGTACTACCTGGAGAGGTACTACGCCCGCGGTTCGAGCCGTACGCTCCCGGACACGCCGTACCAGAAGATCAAGGCGAACTTGCTGTCCCTGTCGAACCGTCCGTCGGCAGGAGGTGCCGCATGA
- a CDS encoding zinc-binding dehydrogenase, which yields MFAAYAARIDRDQPLTGLELGERPAPEARAGWSVVNVRAASLNHHDLWSLRGVGLKDDLLPMILGCDAAGVDEDGNEVVLHSVIGQSGHGVGPKEPRSILTERYQGTFAEQVAVPTWNVLPKPKELSFEEAACLPTAWLTAYRMLFTNAGVRPGDSVLVQGAGGGVATAAIVLGKAAGLRVFATSRDEAKRKRAVELGAVEAVESGARLPQRVDAVIETVGAATWSHSVKSLRPGGTLVISGATSGDRPSHAELTRIFFLELKVVGSTMGTKDELEDLLSFCAATGVRPVIDEVLPLDRAREGFERLESGEQFGKVVFTNG from the coding sequence ATGTTCGCCGCATACGCTGCCCGAATCGACCGTGACCAGCCGCTGACCGGCCTGGAGTTGGGGGAGCGTCCGGCTCCCGAGGCTCGTGCCGGCTGGAGCGTCGTCAACGTCAGAGCCGCCTCTCTCAACCATCACGACCTGTGGTCCCTGCGGGGTGTGGGCCTCAAGGACGACCTGCTGCCGATGATCCTCGGATGCGACGCCGCGGGTGTCGACGAGGACGGCAACGAGGTCGTGCTGCACTCCGTCATCGGTCAGAGCGGGCACGGGGTCGGCCCCAAGGAGCCGCGCTCCATCCTCACCGAGCGGTACCAGGGAACCTTCGCCGAGCAGGTCGCCGTACCGACGTGGAATGTGCTGCCTAAGCCCAAGGAGCTGTCCTTCGAGGAGGCCGCCTGTCTGCCGACGGCCTGGCTGACGGCGTATCGGATGCTGTTCACCAATGCCGGGGTGCGGCCGGGGGACTCCGTGCTCGTGCAGGGGGCCGGCGGCGGGGTCGCCACGGCCGCGATCGTGCTGGGGAAGGCGGCGGGGCTTCGGGTCTTCGCCACCAGCCGGGACGAGGCCAAGCGGAAGCGGGCCGTGGAGCTGGGGGCGGTGGAGGCCGTGGAGTCGGGGGCGCGGCTGCCGCAGCGGGTCGATGCCGTGATCGAGACCGTGGGCGCCGCCACCTGGTCGCATTCCGTGAAGTCGCTGCGGCCGGGGGGCACTCTCGTCATCTCCGGTGCGACGAGCGGTGACCGTCCCTCGCATGCCGAACTGACCCGGATCTTCTTCCTGGAGCTCAAGGTCGTGGGGTCGACGATGGGCACCAAGGACGAGCTGGAGGATCTGCTCTCCTTCTGTGCCGCCACGGGCGTGCGTCCCGTGATCGACGAGGTGCTTCCGCTGGACCGTGCTCGCGAGGGCTTCGAACGGCTGGAGTCCGGTGAGCAGTTCGGCAAGGTCGTGTTCACGAACGGCTGA
- a CDS encoding IS630 family transposase, which yields MTSTAGASVPRRGPKLQPLLLSDDERAVLERWTRRATSAQALALRARIVLACAGPEVPPIVAVARELRVAADTVRKWRRRFLTQRLDGLVDEPRPGRPPTISVDQVEAVVVTTLEQLPKNATHWSRKSMAQHSGLSKSTVGRIWRQFQLKPHLADTFKLSTDPLFVEKVYDVVGLYFNPPEGAVVLSVDEKSQIQALDRSQPVLPIMPGMPERRTHDYVRNGLTTLFAAFDVATGEVITALHRRHRAAEFKKFLIRIDKEVPAQLQVHLIVDNYGTHKTPAIKAWLARHPRFELHFTPTGSSWINQVERWFGYLAHQMIRRGAHKNIQALEADIRAWVKDWNEDPKPFIWTKTAEEILDSLARLCRRISGAGH from the coding sequence GTGACTTCTACTGCTGGTGCGTCAGTTCCTCGTCGGGGCCCGAAGCTGCAGCCGTTGCTGCTGTCTGATGACGAGCGGGCGGTGTTGGAGCGGTGGACGCGTCGGGCAACATCGGCCCAGGCCCTGGCCCTGCGAGCGCGGATCGTGCTGGCGTGCGCGGGGCCGGAAGTACCGCCGATTGTCGCGGTCGCCCGCGAGTTGCGGGTGGCCGCGGACACGGTCCGCAAGTGGCGGCGGCGCTTCCTCACCCAGCGGCTGGACGGACTGGTCGACGAGCCCCGACCGGGCCGGCCGCCCACCATCAGCGTCGATCAGGTGGAAGCCGTCGTGGTCACCACGCTGGAACAACTGCCCAAGAACGCCACCCACTGGTCGCGGAAATCGATGGCGCAACACAGCGGCCTGTCGAAGTCCACGGTCGGCCGGATCTGGCGGCAGTTCCAGCTCAAGCCGCATCTGGCGGACACCTTCAAGTTGTCGACCGACCCGTTGTTCGTGGAGAAGGTCTACGACGTCGTGGGCCTGTACTTCAACCCGCCCGAGGGGGCGGTGGTGCTCTCGGTGGACGAGAAGTCGCAGATCCAGGCCCTGGACCGGTCCCAGCCGGTGCTGCCGATAATGCCGGGCATGCCCGAGCGGCGCACCCATGACTACGTGCGCAACGGGCTGACCACCCTCTTCGCTGCCTTCGACGTCGCCACCGGTGAAGTCATCACCGCCCTGCACCGTCGGCACCGGGCTGCGGAGTTCAAGAAGTTCCTGATCCGGATCGACAAGGAGGTGCCCGCACAGCTGCAGGTCCACCTGATCGTGGACAACTACGGCACCCACAAGACTCCAGCGATCAAGGCCTGGCTGGCGAGACACCCGCGCTTCGAGCTGCACTTCACCCCGACCGGCTCCTCCTGGATCAACCAGGTCGAGCGGTGGTTCGGCTACCTCGCGCACCAGATGATCCGCCGCGGCGCACACAAGAACATCCAAGCCCTCGAGGCCGACATCCGCGCCTGGGTCAAGGACTGGAACGAAGACCCTAAACCGTTCATCTGGACCAAGACCGCCGAAGAGATCCTCGACTCCCTCGCCCGCCTCTGCCGACGGATCTCTGGCGCAGGACACTAG
- a CDS encoding helix-turn-helix domain-containing protein, with amino-acid sequence MTEATDLAERAGDRDPRVGLRAVAALRRLLEQLEAVQVRSARNQGWSWQEIAAELGVSRQAVHKKYGRN; translated from the coding sequence ATGACCGAAGCAACGGATCTCGCCGAGCGTGCGGGTGATCGCGACCCCCGGGTCGGGCTGCGGGCCGTCGCCGCGCTGCGCCGGCTGCTGGAGCAACTGGAGGCGGTGCAGGTGCGCAGCGCGCGCAATCAGGGCTGGTCGTGGCAGGAGATCGCCGCGGAACTCGGTGTGAGCAGGCAGGCCGTGCACAAGAAGTACGGGAGGAATTGA
- a CDS encoding CGNR zinc finger domain-containing protein yields the protein MELAYYSDYAVRLVNSEEPARGKDSLTSVEAVRDLFGGNQSAARRATDADVTRFRSVRGRLRAVFEAADKGDETLAVDLLNSLLLEFPVSPQISGHDFRDDDGRPLWHMHLADHPSNATAGYAAIAAMGLAFHLTEYGVDRLGLCEAAPCRNAYLDTSTNRSRRYCSDRCATRANVAAYRARKRLEADRSEKTGLAADTAQRTSANGER from the coding sequence GTGGAACTGGCCTATTACTCGGATTACGCCGTCCGTCTCGTCAACAGCGAGGAACCGGCCCGGGGCAAGGACTCACTGACCTCGGTCGAGGCCGTCCGCGACCTGTTCGGCGGCAACCAGTCGGCGGCCCGCCGGGCCACCGACGCGGACGTGACACGGTTCCGCTCGGTCCGGGGGCGGCTGCGCGCGGTCTTCGAAGCGGCGGACAAGGGCGACGAGACCCTGGCCGTCGACCTGCTGAACTCCCTGCTCCTGGAGTTCCCGGTGAGCCCGCAGATCTCCGGACACGACTTCCGGGACGACGACGGCCGCCCGCTGTGGCACATGCACCTCGCGGACCATCCGTCGAACGCGACGGCGGGCTACGCGGCCATCGCCGCGATGGGCCTGGCCTTCCACCTCACCGAGTACGGCGTGGACCGGCTCGGCCTGTGCGAGGCGGCACCCTGCCGCAACGCCTACCTCGACACCTCGACCAACCGCTCCCGGCGCTACTGCTCGGACCGCTGCGCCACCCGCGCCAACGTGGCCGCCTACCGCGCCCGCAAGCGCCTGGAGGCCGACCGGTCGGAGAAGACGGGCCTGGCGGCCGACACCGCCCAGCGCACCAGCGCGAACGGCGAGCGCTGA
- a CDS encoding transposase: MELFAQRGQPSWPLHQLALVSVLQFVEGLSDRQAAAALRGRIGWKFLLGLELTDPGFDHSVLSEFRDRLVADRAPRRVLDLILDRLRESGLLVRGGGAVAGPRRRPTDACAAR, translated from the coding sequence GTGGAACTGTTCGCGCAGCGTGGTCAACCCTCCTGGCCACTACATCAGTTGGCGCTTGTGTCGGTGCTGCAGTTCGTGGAGGGCCTGTCGGACCGCCAGGCGGCCGCTGCCCTACGCGGGCGCATCGGCTGGAAGTTTCTCCTGGGGCTGGAGTTAACCGATCCCGGGTTCGACCATTCCGTGCTGAGCGAGTTCCGGGACCGTCTGGTGGCCGACCGGGCGCCGCGGCGTGTGCTGGACCTGATCCTGGACCGACTTCGGGAGTCCGGTCTGTTGGTGCGGGGTGGGGGTGCGGTGGCCGGGCCGAGGCGCAGACCGACTGACGCATGCGCTGCTCGATGA
- a CDS encoding NAD(P)-dependent malic enzyme, whose amino-acid sequence MAAEIVNPRSDSTTDQDGGAEPLDSFDPAFALHRGGKMAVQATVPVRDKDDLSLAYTPGVARVCTAIAEQPELVHDYTWKSSVVAVVTDGTAVLGLGDIGPEASLPVMEGKAILFKQFGGVDAVPIALDCTGVEEIIETVVRLAPSFGGVNLEDISAPRCFEIERRLQERLDIPVFHDDQHGTAVVTLAALRNAARLTGKGLDELRAVISGAGAAGVAIAKMLVEAGIGDVAVADRKGVVSGDRDDLTPVKRELAELTNKAGITGSLEAALEGADVFIGVSGGTVPEAAVASMAEGAFVFAMANPNPEVHPDVAHKYAAVVATGRSDFPNQINNVLAFPGIFAGALQVRASRITEGMKLAAAEALAAVVGDDLAADYVIPSPFDERVAPAVTAAVAAAARAEGVARR is encoded by the coding sequence GTGGCAGCGGAGATCGTCAATCCTCGCAGCGACAGCACTACGGACCAGGACGGAGGGGCCGAGCCCCTCGATTCGTTCGATCCGGCATTCGCGCTGCACCGCGGCGGCAAGATGGCCGTGCAGGCCACCGTTCCGGTCCGGGACAAGGACGACCTGTCCCTCGCGTACACGCCCGGCGTCGCCCGCGTGTGCACCGCCATCGCCGAGCAGCCGGAACTGGTCCACGACTACACGTGGAAGTCGTCCGTGGTCGCGGTGGTGACCGACGGTACGGCCGTGCTCGGGCTCGGTGACATCGGGCCGGAAGCCTCCCTTCCAGTGATGGAGGGCAAGGCGATTCTGTTCAAGCAGTTCGGTGGCGTCGACGCAGTCCCGATCGCGCTGGACTGCACCGGTGTCGAGGAGATCATCGAGACCGTGGTGCGGCTCGCGCCGTCGTTCGGCGGCGTGAACCTGGAGGACATCTCGGCGCCCCGGTGCTTCGAGATCGAGCGGCGGCTGCAGGAGCGGCTGGACATCCCGGTCTTCCACGACGACCAGCACGGTACGGCGGTCGTGACGCTGGCGGCCCTGCGGAACGCCGCGCGGCTGACGGGCAAGGGGCTCGACGAGCTCCGGGCCGTCATCTCCGGTGCCGGTGCTGCGGGTGTCGCCATCGCGAAGATGCTGGTCGAGGCCGGTATCGGGGACGTCGCCGTGGCCGACCGCAAGGGTGTCGTCTCCGGTGACCGGGACGATCTGACGCCCGTTAAGCGGGAGCTGGCCGAGCTGACGAACAAGGCCGGGATCACCGGGTCCCTGGAGGCGGCGCTGGAAGGCGCGGACGTCTTCATCGGGGTCTCCGGCGGTACGGTCCCGGAGGCGGCGGTCGCTTCCATGGCCGAGGGCGCGTTCGTGTTCGCCATGGCCAACCCGAACCCCGAGGTGCACCCGGATGTGGCGCACAAGTACGCGGCGGTCGTCGCGACCGGGCGCTCGGACTTCCCGAACCAGATCAACAACGTGCTGGCGTTCCCGGGCATCTTCGCGGGCGCGCTGCAGGTGCGGGCGTCCCGGATCACCGAGGGCATGAAGCTGGCGGCCGCCGAGGCGCTGGCCGCGGTGGTCGGGGACGACCTCGCCGCCGACTATGTGATTCCGTCGCCCTTCGACGAGCGGGTCGCTCCCGCGGTGACCGCGGCGGTGGCCGCGGCTGCGCGGGCCGAGGGCGTGGCTCGTCGCTGA
- a CDS encoding class I SAM-dependent methyltransferase: MTPLRSPGGPDVTEPPSAQDAAVTDRARLTGRAYSSDRDLAARQALYEWKAPRYDLPGIVAEQLRDVRGRVVDVGCGNGRYVRRLRRDRPDLAVLGLDIAPGILAGVPGPVAVADVGRLPLSTASVGAALAMHMLYHVSDIARAVRELSRVVAGDGLVVVSTNGDRDKPELDDLWQRAAGDVLGTGCGPARISLSARFSLEKAPAFLGEEFGRVEAIELSGTITVREPEPVIAHMASYQAWADQHDVPFEETIDRARVILGEHIAQRGAFEINCRGGVLVCRR; this comes from the coding sequence ATGACCCCTCTCCGTAGCCCCGGAGGTCCGGACGTGACCGAACCACCCTCCGCACAAGACGCCGCCGTCACCGACCGGGCCCGCCTCACCGGGCGTGCCTACAGCAGCGACCGGGACCTCGCAGCCCGCCAGGCGCTCTACGAATGGAAGGCGCCCCGTTACGACCTGCCGGGCATCGTCGCCGAGCAGTTGAGGGACGTGCGGGGACGGGTTGTGGATGTCGGCTGCGGTAACGGCAGGTACGTCCGACGACTCCGCCGGGACAGGCCCGACTTGGCCGTGCTGGGCCTGGACATCGCTCCCGGCATCCTCGCCGGTGTGCCTGGTCCGGTCGCCGTGGCGGACGTTGGCCGTCTGCCGCTGTCGACGGCGAGTGTGGGCGCGGCGTTGGCGATGCACATGCTCTACCACGTCTCTGATATCGCCCGGGCGGTACGGGAGTTGTCCCGAGTCGTCGCGGGTGACGGGCTGGTCGTCGTCTCCACCAACGGTGACCGCGACAAGCCGGAGCTCGACGACCTGTGGCAACGGGCCGCCGGTGACGTCCTCGGTACCGGATGCGGACCGGCCCGTATCTCGCTCAGTGCGCGCTTCTCGCTGGAGAAGGCTCCGGCCTTCCTCGGCGAGGAGTTCGGTCGCGTGGAGGCGATCGAGCTGTCCGGCACCATCACCGTCCGCGAACCTGAGCCCGTCATCGCCCACATGGCCTCGTATCAGGCGTGGGCGGACCAGCATGACGTGCCGTTCGAGGAGACCATCGACAGAGCTCGGGTCATCCTCGGCGAGCACATCGCGCAGCGGGGCGCCTTCGAGATCAACTGTCGCGGTGGCGTTCTCGTTTGCCGTCGGTGA
- the sodN gene encoding superoxide dismutase, Ni translates to MLSRLFAPKVKVSAHCDLPCGVYDPAQARIEAESVKAIQEKMAGNDDPHFQARATTIKEQRAELAKHHVSVLWSDYFKPPHFEKYPELHQLVNDALKALSAAKGSTDPATGQKALDYIAQIDKIFWETKKA, encoded by the coding sequence ATGCTTTCCCGCCTGTTTGCCCCCAAGGTCAAGGTCAGCGCACACTGCGACCTGCCCTGCGGTGTGTACGACCCGGCCCAGGCCCGCATCGAGGCGGAGTCGGTGAAGGCCATCCAGGAGAAGATGGCCGGCAACGACGACCCGCACTTCCAGGCCCGCGCCACCACCATCAAGGAACAGCGCGCGGAGCTCGCCAAGCACCACGTCTCCGTGCTCTGGAGCGACTACTTCAAGCCCCCGCACTTCGAGAAGTACCCGGAGCTGCACCAGCTGGTCAACGACGCCCTCAAGGCCCTCTCCGCCGCCAAGGGCTCCACCGACCCGGCGACCGGCCAGAAGGCCCTCGACTACATCGCCCAGATCGACAAGATCTTCTGGGAGACCAAGAAGGCTTGA
- a CDS encoding ABC transporter substrate-binding protein produces MTARSTRRTTATRSRLAAVGSIAVAGALLLTGCGDQTEDTDSDGGDTAVSAPLADRLPKEIRDKGVVKVGSDIAYAPVEFKDSSGKTVGIDPDLAAAMGKQLGVTFEFENGTFDTLITGLRSKRYDIAMSAMTDTKDRQEGIDSDTGKKVGEGVDFVDYFTAGVSIYTKKGDDQGIKTWSDLCGKTIVLQRGTVSEDLAKAEAKKCTGGKTIKIESFDNDQQAQTRLRAGGADAGSSDFPVAAYAVKTSGGGKDFQLVGEQVEAAPYGIAVAKDQTELRDALKAALDAIIANGEYDKVIKKWGVEDGAVKEATINGGK; encoded by the coding sequence ATGACCGCACGCTCCACCCGTCGCACGACCGCCACGCGCTCCCGCCTGGCAGCGGTCGGCTCGATCGCGGTCGCAGGCGCACTGCTGCTCACCGGCTGCGGTGATCAGACGGAGGACACCGACTCGGACGGCGGCGACACCGCCGTGTCGGCACCGCTGGCCGACCGACTGCCCAAGGAAATCCGCGACAAGGGCGTCGTCAAGGTCGGCTCCGACATCGCGTACGCGCCGGTCGAGTTCAAGGACAGCTCCGGCAAGACGGTCGGCATCGACCCGGATCTGGCTGCCGCCATGGGCAAGCAGCTCGGTGTGACGTTCGAGTTCGAGAACGGCACCTTCGACACCCTGATCACGGGTCTGCGCTCCAAGCGGTACGACATCGCCATGTCCGCGATGACCGACACGAAGGACCGCCAGGAGGGCATCGACTCGGACACCGGCAAGAAGGTCGGTGAAGGCGTGGACTTCGTCGACTACTTCACCGCCGGTGTCTCGATCTACACGAAGAAGGGCGACGACCAGGGCATCAAGACCTGGTCCGACCTGTGCGGCAAGACGATCGTGCTGCAGCGCGGCACGGTCTCCGAGGACCTCGCCAAGGCCGAGGCGAAGAAGTGCACCGGCGGCAAGACAATCAAGATCGAGTCGTTCGACAACGACCAGCAGGCCCAGACCCGCCTGCGCGCGGGCGGCGCCGACGCCGGTTCCTCCGACTTCCCGGTCGCCGCGTACGCCGTGAAGACCTCCGGCGGCGGCAAGGACTTCCAGCTGGTCGGCGAGCAGGTCGAGGCGGCGCCGTACGGCATCGCGGTCGCCAAGGACCAGACCGAGCTGCGGGACGCGCTGAAGGCGGCGCTGGACGCCATCATCGCGAACGGCGAGTACGACAAGGTCATCAAGAAGTGGGGCGTCGAGGACGGCGCCGTCAAGGAAGCCACCATCAACGGCGGCAAGTGA
- the sodX gene encoding nickel-type superoxide dismutase maturation protease, protein MPELSQETERGRSFLPFGVAEVTGPSMVPTLYHGDQLVVQWGARVGPGDVVVLRHPFQQDLLVVKRIAERREGGWWVLGDNAYAGGDSTDYGAVPEELVLGRVRFRYRPLKPGQRSPFALVRWAVSAARPVFSDRSASRRLRAR, encoded by the coding sequence ATGCCGGAGCTGTCGCAGGAGACCGAGCGTGGGAGGTCGTTCCTGCCATTCGGGGTGGCCGAGGTGACCGGGCCGTCGATGGTTCCCACGCTGTATCACGGAGACCAGTTGGTGGTGCAGTGGGGAGCCAGGGTCGGGCCGGGTGACGTCGTCGTCCTGCGGCATCCGTTCCAGCAGGACCTGCTCGTCGTCAAGCGCATCGCGGAGCGGCGCGAGGGCGGCTGGTGGGTGCTCGGGGACAACGCGTACGCCGGGGGCGACAGCACGGATTACGGGGCCGTCCCCGAGGAGCTGGTGCTGGGGAGGGTGCGTTTTCGGTACCGGCCGCTGAAGCCCGGTCAGCGCTCGCCGTTCGCGCTGGTGCGCTGGGCGGTGTCGGCCGCCAGGCCCGTCTTCTCCGACCGGTCGGCCTCCAGGCGCTTGCGGGCGCGGTAG
- a CDS encoding class I SAM-dependent methyltransferase yields MTDTDTTTTTGADWQAWQESWDRQQEWYMPDREERFRIMLDMVEALVGPAPRVLDLACGTGSITARLFARFPDATSTGVDLDPALLAIAEGTFADDDRVSFVTADLKDPDWPATLPHQSYDAVLTATALHWLHSEPLAALYGQVAGLVRDGGVFMNADHMIDDTTPRINAAERELRHARMDQAKRDGALDWAEWWQLAGKDPVLAEPTARRFEIYGEHADGDMPSPAWHARVLREKGFGEARAVWCSPSDTLLLALK; encoded by the coding sequence ATGACGGACACCGACACCACCACCACGACCGGCGCCGACTGGCAGGCCTGGCAGGAGAGCTGGGACCGGCAGCAGGAGTGGTACATGCCGGACCGGGAGGAACGCTTCAGGATCATGCTCGACATGGTCGAGGCCCTCGTCGGCCCCGCCCCGCGCGTCCTCGACCTGGCCTGCGGCACGGGAAGTATCACGGCCCGGCTCTTCGCCCGGTTCCCGGACGCCACCAGCACCGGCGTCGACCTCGACCCGGCGCTCCTCGCCATCGCCGAGGGCACCTTCGCGGACGACGACCGCGTCAGCTTCGTCACCGCCGACCTCAAGGACCCCGACTGGCCGGCGACGCTGCCGCATCAGTCGTACGACGCCGTCCTGACCGCCACGGCCCTGCACTGGCTGCACAGCGAACCCCTCGCGGCCCTCTACGGTCAGGTCGCGGGTCTCGTCCGCGACGGCGGTGTCTTCATGAACGCGGACCACATGATCGACGACACCACGCCCCGGATCAACGCCGCCGAGCGGGAGCTGCGGCACGCGCGCATGGATCAGGCCAAGCGGGACGGTGCCCTCGACTGGGCCGAATGGTGGCAGCTCGCGGGCAAGGACCCCGTCCTCGCCGAGCCGACCGCCCGCCGCTTCGAGATCTACGGCGAGCACGCCGACGGCGACATGCCGTCCCCCGCCTGGCACGCGCGCGTACTGCGCGAGAAGGGGTTCGGGGAGGCGCGGGCGGTGTGGTGCTCGCCTTCGGACACGTTGTTGCTGGCGCTGAAGTAG
- a CDS encoding HAD domain-containing protein: protein MRPPYLLLDIDGVLIPFPDADGATPATHGRHDVVPTGRSADDPVTIWLNPAHGPLLMDVIRTGLVSPVWCTSWRQDATTLVGPLLGLPPLPYVDLPRPRLTTSRPNGYLWKRDHADSWLGDAPAAWIDDDFSPLDHEWAEQRTKSGCLTLLVQPDPLAGLYAEHLDTIVAWAGRYMAHASAA, encoded by the coding sequence ATGCGCCCGCCCTATCTGCTCCTTGACATCGACGGCGTCCTCATCCCCTTCCCGGACGCCGATGGGGCCACCCCGGCGACCCACGGCCGCCACGATGTCGTTCCCACCGGCCGCAGCGCCGACGATCCGGTCACTATCTGGCTCAACCCCGCGCATGGCCCCCTGCTCATGGACGTGATCCGGACCGGGCTGGTCTCACCCGTCTGGTGTACCAGCTGGCGCCAAGACGCCACCACGCTCGTCGGGCCGCTCCTTGGCCTGCCTCCCTTGCCGTACGTCGACTTGCCCCGACCGCGCCTAACTACTAGCCGTCCGAACGGTTACCTGTGGAAACGTGATCACGCCGATTCGTGGCTGGGCGACGCCCCAGCCGCATGGATTGACGACGATTTCAGCCCTCTGGACCATGAGTGGGCCGAGCAGCGCACCAAGAGCGGATGCCTCACGCTGCTCGTGCAGCCCGATCCTCTGGCAGGTCTGTACGCCGAGCACCTGGACACGATTGTGGCTTGGGCCGGACGGTACATGGCGCACGCATCAGCGGCTTGA
- a CDS encoding amino acid ABC transporter ATP-binding protein has product MTAMVKAEGVHKSFGLVEVLKGIDLEVKSGEVFCLIGPSGSGKSTFLRCINHLEKINAGRLYVDGELVGYRQKGDKLYELKDSEVALKRRDIGMVFQRFNLFPHMTALENVIEAPVQVKGIGRTEARERAGQLLERVGLADKAKSYPSQLSGGQQQRVAIARALAMDPKLMLFDEPTSALDPELVGDVLDVMRDLAESGMTMIVVTHEMGFAREVGDSLVFMDGGVVVESGDPREVLTNPQHERTQAFLSKVL; this is encoded by the coding sequence ATGACCGCCATGGTGAAGGCCGAAGGAGTCCACAAGTCTTTCGGGCTCGTCGAGGTCCTCAAAGGCATCGACCTGGAGGTCAAGTCCGGCGAGGTCTTCTGCCTCATCGGCCCCTCCGGCTCCGGCAAGTCGACCTTCCTCCGCTGCATCAACCACCTGGAGAAGATCAACGCCGGTCGCCTGTACGTCGACGGTGAGCTGGTCGGCTACCGCCAGAAGGGCGACAAGCTGTACGAGCTGAAGGACAGCGAGGTCGCGCTGAAGCGCCGGGACATCGGCATGGTGTTCCAGCGGTTCAACCTGTTCCCGCACATGACGGCGCTCGAGAACGTCATCGAGGCACCGGTGCAGGTCAAGGGCATCGGCAGGACCGAGGCGCGGGAGCGTGCGGGCCAGTTGCTGGAGCGGGTGGGCCTCGCCGACAAGGCGAAGAGCTACCCGTCCCAGCTCTCCGGCGGCCAGCAGCAGCGCGTCGCCATCGCCCGGGCCCTCGCGATGGACCCGAAGCTGATGCTGTTCGACGAGCCGACCTCGGCCCTCGACCCGGAGCTGGTCGGCGACGTCCTCGACGTCATGCGCGACCTCGCCGAGTCCGGCATGACGATGATCGTCGTCACCCACGAGATGGGCTTCGCCCGCGAGGTCGGCGACAGCCTGGTCTTCATGGACGGCGGCGTGGTCGTCGAGTCGGGCGACCCGCGGGAGGTCCTGACGAACCCGCAGCACGAGCGGACGCAGGCATTCCTGTCCAAGGTGCTCTAG